One genomic region from Cyanobium usitatum str. Tous encodes:
- a CDS encoding DUF3153 domain-containing protein encodes MAEDQLAAARAALERGDYGQVVRLLEPLTSEHPATTATGAEIQLLLATAWMGRGDNGRAILCCRLIKRCRDASLRAQAIDLLTVLEAPALERPREWSITLPDLGSAEAMGGQMQQLARGRRSNKPPPPPAPPVGPTRAPVGFAVLAVLLLLLTLLLGGCTEVRSELTFKGPGRLQIAHGLSSPGSQPEPWARQFGRSLLSQGFHPAKQPEPSAGADGFHQRLESPVLAAPEALALLAANLGAAADLAGVVLPPPHFQLRERNWLLGVRQSLELAVDLRGLSALPGFSAAIDLAPVTPAAVRLASPEPAAAISGRAALHWPLRFGASNTLQLSCWRWSGLGIGGALIALALVLVLALERLRRLLGFGLPELPA; translated from the coding sequence ATGGCTGAAGACCAGTTGGCTGCAGCCCGTGCAGCCCTCGAGCGGGGCGATTACGGCCAGGTTGTACGCCTGCTGGAACCCCTCACCAGTGAACATCCTGCTACCACCGCCACCGGCGCTGAGATTCAGCTGCTGCTCGCCACCGCCTGGATGGGGCGGGGCGACAACGGCCGGGCGATCCTGTGTTGCCGGCTGATCAAGCGCTGCCGTGATGCCAGCCTGCGGGCTCAGGCCATAGACCTACTCACCGTGCTGGAGGCACCGGCCCTCGAGCGCCCCCGCGAATGGTCGATCACCCTGCCCGATCTGGGCTCGGCCGAGGCCATGGGCGGCCAGATGCAGCAGCTTGCCCGCGGCCGCCGCTCCAACAAACCGCCACCGCCGCCAGCTCCACCGGTGGGGCCAACCAGGGCGCCAGTGGGCTTCGCTGTGCTGGCCGTTTTGCTGTTGCTGCTGACGCTGCTGCTCGGCGGCTGCACCGAGGTGCGCAGCGAGTTGACCTTTAAGGGGCCGGGCAGGCTGCAGATCGCCCATGGTCTATCGAGCCCCGGTAGCCAACCTGAGCCTTGGGCCCGTCAGTTTGGCCGCAGCTTGCTGAGCCAGGGATTTCACCCGGCCAAGCAGCCCGAGCCATCTGCTGGCGCTGACGGCTTTCACCAGCGCCTGGAGAGCCCGGTGCTAGCAGCGCCCGAGGCCCTTGCCCTGCTGGCAGCGAACCTGGGCGCGGCAGCGGATCTGGCCGGTGTGGTCCTGCCGCCGCCCCACTTCCAGCTGCGGGAGCGCAATTGGCTGCTGGGGGTGCGCCAAAGCCTTGAGCTGGCAGTGGACCTGCGGGGGCTCAGTGCTCTGCCGGGCTTCAGCGCCGCCATCGACCTGGCCCCTGTGACCCCTGCGGCTGTCCGCCTGGCCAGTCCCGAGCCCGCTGCGGCGATTTCAGGACGAGCTGCCCTGCACTGGCCCCTGCGCTTTGGCGCCAGCAATACCCTGCAGCTCAGCTGCTGGCGCTGGAGTGGTCTTGGCATTGGCGGCGCCCTGATTGCCCTTGCCCTAGTGCTGGTGCTGGCCCTGGAGCGGCTGCGGCGTCTGCTGGGCTTCGGCCTGCCGGAACTACCGGCTTGA
- the psb27 gene encoding photosystem II protein Psb27, whose product MAAALPSFRQRLKQLFSRLALALVLCLSLALTACSSANTGLSGNYVEDTVAVADSLLSTIALGADDPARAEAEIEARSLSNGYVARYRPRSSVNGLGSFTTMQTAINSMAGHYTNYPNRPLPEALKERIAKELKKAETNATRGA is encoded by the coding sequence ATGGCCGCTGCGCTTCCTTCCTTCCGCCAGCGGCTGAAGCAGCTTTTTTCACGCTTGGCCCTAGCGCTGGTGCTCTGCCTCAGCCTGGCACTCACTGCCTGTAGCTCTGCAAATACTGGTCTTTCAGGTAACTACGTCGAGGACACGGTGGCGGTGGCCGACAGCCTGCTGAGCACCATCGCCTTAGGGGCCGATGATCCTGCTCGCGCCGAGGCCGAGATCGAAGCTCGCAGCCTGAGCAATGGCTACGTGGCCCGCTACCGCCCCCGCAGCTCGGTGAACGGCTTGGGCTCATTCACCACCATGCAGACGGCCATCAACTCCATGGCTGGCCACTACACCAATTATCCCAATCGCCCGCTGCCGGAGGCGCTTAAGGAGCGGATCGCCAAGGAACTCAAGAAGGCTGAAACCAACGCGACTCGCGGCGCCTAA
- the priA gene encoding replication restart helicase PriA encodes MTFASLSIPWLQIWLEAGREGQVFTYANCPETPAGIGDLVRVKLQGRPHTGLVVGWLDQLPASLSSKRIQPIQEVWQRAAVDPDWQNLMSSVAAECHTSLFKTLKSALPPGWLGQRNQGPSKPSRPIWLVERSQAALPGQPLTERQQQLLEHLDRHSGPVPLRDLCGEAGFSRAVLKGLEVRGLVQRLQAPPEGRGAGLAPAHWPALTEAQAAAVGALAGAPAGAEFLLWGVTGAGKTEVYLRAAAQALEAGQATLLLTPEIGLIPQLLDRARERFGYRVVEFHSGLSDGARVAVWRRCLEREAVVVVGTRSAIFLPMPRLGLIVLDEEHDSSYKQDSPMPCYHARDVARLRAKQSGARLVLGSATPSLESWLSCQSPQPATRLLRLPERIGSRPLPAVRVIDMRHELADGHRSLISRALMGRLEQLQEKGEQAVVLVPRRGYRAFLSCRSCGEAVLCPNCDVALTVHRSKGGQEWLRCHWCDHRAELGNRCGHCGSTAFKPFGAGTQRVMEQLATELEGLRLLRFDRDTTRGRDGHRRLLDRFAQGEADVLVGTQMLAKGMDLPRVTLAAVLAADGLLHRPDLRSSEQCLQLLLQLAGRAGRGEKPGEVLVQTYSPDHPVIRHLVDGRYELFLAEEIQMRRQGGLVPFSRACLLRLSGPSASGTATAAAALAERIRSQVEAAGWLLIGPAPAPVARVAGKSRWQLLLHGPAGQPLPLPTESLLREGLPAGVGLAIDPDPLSL; translated from the coding sequence GTGACCTTTGCAAGCTTGTCGATCCCCTGGTTGCAGATCTGGCTCGAAGCCGGGCGGGAAGGCCAGGTATTCACCTACGCCAACTGCCCCGAAACCCCAGCAGGGATTGGGGATTTGGTGCGGGTGAAGCTGCAGGGACGTCCGCACACTGGGCTGGTGGTGGGCTGGCTTGATCAATTACCCGCCAGTCTCAGCAGCAAGCGAATACAACCAATCCAGGAGGTTTGGCAGCGGGCTGCCGTAGATCCTGATTGGCAAAACTTAATGTCAAGCGTGGCGGCGGAGTGCCACACAAGTCTGTTCAAAACTCTAAAAAGCGCCCTGCCCCCTGGCTGGCTTGGCCAGCGCAACCAGGGGCCCAGCAAGCCAAGCCGCCCAATCTGGCTGGTGGAGCGCTCGCAGGCAGCACTCCCGGGCCAGCCCCTCACCGAGCGCCAGCAGCAACTGCTTGAGCACCTTGATCGCCATAGCGGGCCAGTGCCCCTGCGGGATCTTTGTGGTGAGGCTGGCTTCAGCCGCGCCGTGCTCAAGGGGCTAGAGGTTCGGGGTCTGGTGCAGCGCCTTCAGGCTCCCCCAGAGGGAAGGGGAGCTGGTCTCGCACCGGCCCACTGGCCTGCCCTGACAGAAGCCCAGGCCGCTGCAGTAGGGGCCCTGGCCGGTGCCCCAGCGGGCGCAGAATTTTTGCTCTGGGGTGTAACAGGCGCTGGCAAAACTGAGGTGTATCTGCGGGCGGCCGCTCAGGCCCTGGAGGCGGGGCAGGCCACCCTCCTACTCACCCCCGAGATTGGCCTAATTCCCCAGTTGCTCGACCGGGCACGGGAACGCTTCGGCTACCGGGTGGTGGAGTTCCACAGCGGCCTTTCCGACGGTGCCCGGGTGGCGGTCTGGCGCCGCTGCCTGGAGCGAGAAGCGGTGGTGGTGGTGGGTACCCGCTCAGCAATCTTTCTGCCCATGCCCAGGCTGGGCCTGATCGTGCTCGATGAGGAACACGACAGCTCCTACAAGCAGGACAGCCCGATGCCCTGCTATCACGCCCGCGACGTAGCTCGCCTACGGGCCAAGCAAAGCGGAGCGCGGCTGGTGCTCGGCAGTGCCACCCCCTCGCTCGAGAGTTGGCTGAGCTGTCAATCCCCCCAACCAGCCACTCGCCTCCTACGACTACCGGAGCGGATTGGTTCGCGGCCCCTGCCTGCCGTACGGGTGATCGACATGCGCCACGAGCTCGCGGACGGCCACCGCAGCCTGATCAGCCGGGCCCTGATGGGGCGCTTAGAGCAGCTGCAGGAGAAGGGCGAACAGGCTGTTGTGCTGGTGCCCCGCCGGGGCTACCGAGCCTTCCTGAGCTGTCGCAGCTGCGGTGAAGCGGTGCTCTGCCCCAACTGCGACGTGGCCCTCACCGTGCACCGCTCCAAAGGGGGCCAGGAATGGCTGCGCTGCCACTGGTGCGACCACCGCGCCGAGCTGGGCAATCGCTGCGGCCACTGCGGCTCCACGGCCTTCAAACCCTTCGGCGCGGGCACCCAGCGGGTGATGGAGCAGCTGGCAACCGAGCTTGAAGGGTTGCGCCTGCTGCGCTTTGACCGTGACACCACCCGGGGCCGCGACGGCCACCGCCGCCTGCTCGATCGCTTCGCCCAGGGGGAAGCCGACGTATTGGTAGGCACCCAGATGCTGGCCAAGGGCATGGACCTACCCCGGGTCACGCTCGCGGCGGTATTGGCGGCAGATGGGCTTTTGCATCGCCCCGATCTGCGCTCCTCCGAGCAGTGCCTGCAATTGCTGTTGCAATTAGCGGGCCGGGCGGGCCGCGGCGAAAAACCGGGCGAGGTGCTGGTGCAGACCTACAGCCCCGACCATCCGGTGATTCGCCACCTGGTGGATGGGCGCTACGAGCTGTTTTTGGCCGAGGAGATCCAGATGCGGCGCCAGGGTGGCCTGGTGCCCTTCAGCCGGGCCTGCCTGCTGCGACTGAGCGGACCAAGTGCCAGCGGCACGGCAACCGCCGCCGCCGCCTTAGCAGAGAGAATCCGTAGCCAGGTGGAGGCAGCCGGATGGCTGTTGATTGGTCCCGCCCCGGCCCCGGTAGCCCGGGTAGCGGGCAAGAGTCGCTGGCAGCTGTTGCTGCATGGTCCCGCCGGCCAGCCCCTGCCCTTGCCAACTGAAAGCCTGCTGCGGGAGGGGCTGCCAGCGGGGGTGGGTCTGGCGATCGACCCCGACCCCCTCAGCCTTTGA
- a CDS encoding single-stranded DNA-binding protein has product MNHCLLEVEVLEAPQVRYTQDNQTPVAEMAVQIDGLRPDDPPGQLKVVGWGNLAQELQNRVQVGQRLMLEGRLRMNTVTRQDGVKEKRAEFTLARLHGMGPGATSSPAVNPAAATAPAPQRRAPAAAPPAPAAPAAPAGAQPPTWNTSPLVPDLPDDDDIPF; this is encoded by the coding sequence GTGAATCACTGTCTGCTCGAGGTTGAGGTGCTGGAAGCGCCCCAGGTGCGTTACACCCAGGACAATCAGACGCCGGTGGCGGAGATGGCTGTCCAGATAGATGGCCTGCGTCCCGATGATCCCCCGGGTCAATTGAAGGTGGTCGGCTGGGGCAATTTGGCCCAAGAGCTCCAGAACCGGGTGCAGGTTGGCCAGCGGCTGATGCTCGAGGGCCGGCTGCGCATGAATACCGTTACCCGTCAGGACGGCGTCAAGGAAAAGCGCGCTGAATTCACCCTGGCCCGGCTGCACGGCATGGGCCCTGGCGCCACTAGCAGTCCGGCTGTCAATCCAGCTGCCGCAACTGCGCCTGCGCCCCAGCGCCGTGCCCCAGCGGCGGCACCCCCGGCTCCAGCTGCTCCAGCGGCGCCGGCAGGTGCCCAGCCCCCCACCTGGAATACCTCCCCGCTGGTGCCTGATCTGCCTGACGACGACGACATTCCTTTTTAA
- the argB gene encoding acetylglutamate kinase, producing MSSQDTLRVSVLSEALPYIQRFAGRRVVVKYGGAAMVQAELREAVYRDVVLLASVGVQPVVVHGGGPEINDWLNRLQIEPEFRNGLRVTTPETMDVVEMVLVGRVNKNIVNGLNQVGGRAVGLCGSDGSLVRARTYAGGVNGLVGEVAAVDPAVLFPLLDAGYIPVISSVAADAEGQAHNINADTVAGELAAALQAEKLILLTDTAGILKDRHDPDSLIRQLTLADARQLIHDGVVAGGMTPKTECCIRALAQGVAAAHIVDGRVPHALLLEVFTDSGIGTMVVGSQRVSHG from the coding sequence ATCAGCAGCCAGGACACCCTGAGGGTGTCGGTCCTAAGTGAGGCCCTTCCTTACATCCAGCGCTTCGCGGGCCGCCGGGTGGTGGTCAAGTACGGCGGCGCGGCAATGGTGCAAGCGGAGCTTCGCGAAGCGGTCTACCGCGACGTGGTGCTGCTGGCCTCGGTGGGGGTGCAGCCGGTGGTGGTTCATGGCGGCGGCCCGGAGATCAATGACTGGCTGAATCGCCTCCAAATAGAGCCCGAATTCCGTAATGGTTTGCGGGTCACCACTCCGGAAACCATGGACGTGGTGGAGATGGTGCTGGTAGGCCGGGTCAACAAAAATATTGTTAACGGCCTCAATCAGGTGGGTGGCCGGGCCGTGGGACTTTGCGGCAGCGATGGCTCCTTGGTGCGGGCCCGCACCTACGCCGGCGGAGTAAATGGGCTGGTGGGAGAGGTGGCGGCAGTAGATCCGGCAGTGCTTTTTCCCCTGCTTGATGCCGGCTACATCCCGGTGATTTCGAGTGTGGCCGCCGATGCTGAGGGCCAGGCCCATAACATCAATGCCGATACGGTGGCCGGTGAACTGGCCGCGGCTTTACAGGCCGAGAAGCTGATCCTGCTCACCGACACGGCAGGGATTTTGAAGGATCGCCACGATCCTGACTCCCTAATTCGTCAGCTGACCCTGGCGGACGCACGCCAACTAATCCATGACGGTGTGGTGGCAGGCGGCATGACCCCGAAGACCGAGTGCTGCATCCGGGCCCTGGCCCAGGGAGTGGCGGCGGCCCACATCGTCGATGGCAGGGTGCCCCACGCCCTGTTGCTGGAGGTATTCACCGATTCGGGGATCGGCACCATGGTGGTGGGCAGCCAGCGCGTCAGCCATGGCTGA
- a CDS encoding DUF2854 domain-containing protein codes for MQALLSPGSLVTIAGAVLTVIGTIAYATDIPNLSLPTIFYGIPILLGGLALKSSELPPPKRLTPAPRFKQLRDLPESEPLRKLLADVDRWRYGQKAHLESSLEVLKLWDEDAPPQLLSVEELDCDGRYGLRLRFRCEGVPLDRWQARADRLGRFFGPGLSADIKPERRDEFSLALVPEPSAS; via the coding sequence ATGCAAGCACTTCTCTCACCAGGCAGCCTCGTGACCATCGCGGGGGCTGTGCTCACGGTCATCGGCACGATCGCCTACGCCACCGATATCCCCAATCTCAGCCTGCCCACCATCTTCTACGGCATTCCGATCCTGTTGGGGGGGTTGGCCTTGAAATCCTCTGAGCTGCCTCCACCTAAGCGACTCACGCCGGCCCCCCGTTTCAAGCAATTGCGGGACCTGCCGGAGAGCGAGCCCCTGCGCAAGCTGCTGGCCGATGTAGATCGCTGGCGTTATGGCCAGAAAGCCCATCTGGAAAGCTCTCTGGAGGTGCTCAAGCTCTGGGACGAGGACGCTCCGCCCCAGCTGCTGAGCGTTGAGGAGCTCGACTGCGATGGCCGCTATGGCTTGCGCCTGCGCTTTCGCTGCGAAGGGGTGCCCCTGGATCGCTGGCAGGCCCGCGCTGATCGGCTGGGCCGCTTCTTTGGCCCCGGTTTGAGTGCCGACATCAAGCCCGAGCGCCGCGATGAATTCAGTCTGGCTCTGGTGCCCGAGCCCAGCGCTAGCTAA
- a CDS encoding adenosine kinase, which translates to MDPMEKSYDVVGIGNAIVDVLVQADDDLIANFELTKGTMALVDEAQAERLYASVGPGLETSGGSAANTLAGVAQLGGRAGFIGRVRNDQLGGIFSHDIRSVGARFDTPAATEGPSTARCLILVTPDAQRTMCTYLGASVGLDPADLDLEMVGQAKVLYLEGYLWDSDEAKAAFIAAAEVARAHGGEVALSLSDAFCVERHRESFQELVDGHVDILFANEMEITALYKADSFEEAADQVRGRCKLAALTRSEQGSVVLNGAGTHSVAPFQLGPLLDTTGAGDLYAAGFLHAYTQGQAVEACGRLGSLCAGQVVTQLGPRPQGSLKQLVAQHLG; encoded by the coding sequence ATGGATCCCATGGAAAAGAGCTACGACGTCGTCGGCATTGGCAACGCCATCGTTGACGTGCTGGTGCAAGCCGACGATGACCTGATCGCCAACTTCGAACTCACCAAGGGCACCATGGCCCTGGTGGACGAAGCCCAAGCCGAGCGCCTCTACGCCAGCGTTGGACCGGGCCTTGAAACCTCTGGTGGCTCCGCTGCCAACACCCTGGCCGGGGTTGCCCAACTGGGCGGCCGGGCGGGCTTTATCGGTCGGGTGCGCAACGATCAGCTGGGGGGGATCTTTAGCCACGACATCCGTTCGGTTGGAGCTCGCTTTGACACCCCTGCGGCCACGGAGGGGCCCTCCACGGCCCGTTGCCTGATCCTGGTGACTCCAGATGCCCAGCGCACCATGTGCACCTACCTGGGGGCTTCGGTGGGGCTGGATCCAGCCGACCTCGATCTTGAGATGGTTGGCCAAGCCAAGGTGCTTTACCTAGAGGGTTACCTCTGGGACAGCGACGAGGCCAAGGCGGCCTTCATCGCTGCGGCCGAGGTGGCCCGCGCCCATGGGGGCGAGGTGGCTTTGAGCCTGTCGGATGCTTTTTGCGTCGAGCGTCACCGCGAAAGCTTTCAGGAGCTGGTGGACGGCCACGTCGACATCCTGTTTGCCAACGAAATGGAGATCACGGCCCTCTACAAGGCAGATAGTTTTGAAGAGGCTGCCGACCAGGTGCGGGGCCGCTGCAAGCTGGCAGCCCTCACCCGCAGCGAGCAGGGATCGGTAGTCCTCAATGGCGCCGGCACCCACAGCGTCGCCCCCTTCCAGCTCGGTCCCTTACTGGACACCACGGGGGCGGGTGATCTGTACGCCGCTGGCTTCCTGCACGCCTACACCCAGGGCCAGGCAGTCGAAGCCTGTGGACGGCTGGGCTCCCTCTGCGCTGGTCAGGTTGTGACCCAGCTAGGTCCCCGGCCCCAGGGCTCCCTAAAGCAGCTCGTAGCCCAGCACCTGGGCTGA
- a CDS encoding proline--tRNA ligase, which produces MRVSRLMLVTLRDDPSEAEIPSHKLLLRAGYIRRVASGIYAYLPLMWRVLQKVSRVVREEMDGTGALETLLPQLQPAELWQRSGRWAGYTAGEGIMFHLEDRQGRELGLGPTHEEVITYLAADLLRSYRQLPVNLYQIQSKFRDEIRPRFGLMRGREFIMKDAYSFHANEESLRQTYAAMDGAYRRIFARCGLRAVAVEADSGAIGGSASQEFMVTAEAGEDLILASSDGAYAANQERAVSLAADPIPLPGGPRAGGTGEPWATPGQSSIEDLCAGHGIEPCQTVKVLMLLARFEDESAQPLLVSLRGDQQLNEVKLANAVTARCSAEHGALLDISPITKEAAASEGLLPLPFGFMGPHLADGLLSDSGHWSKHFLRLADSTAAELSSFVCGANSTDIHLLGAAWGSLCPCPESLDLRAAQPGDRCQHDPSQQLQASRGIEVGHIFQLGRKYSEALEARFTNEAGSEEALWMGCYGIGVSRLAQAAVEQHHDGNGICWPVSIAPFEVIVVAANWAEAEQSSLAEQLYLRLQEAGVDVLLDDRSERAGVKFKDADLIGIPWRVVVGRGAADGLVELVERSSSSKRDLPAIELLETLLPSLASQRMGLPG; this is translated from the coding sequence ATGCGCGTCTCCCGCCTGATGCTGGTGACGCTCCGCGACGATCCGTCGGAGGCTGAGATTCCCTCTCACAAGTTGCTGCTGCGCGCCGGCTACATCCGCCGAGTGGCCTCGGGCATCTACGCCTATCTGCCCTTGATGTGGCGGGTGCTCCAGAAGGTTTCCCGGGTGGTGCGTGAGGAGATGGACGGCACCGGAGCCCTCGAAACCCTGTTGCCCCAACTTCAGCCGGCGGAGTTGTGGCAGCGCAGCGGCCGTTGGGCCGGCTACACCGCAGGGGAGGGCATCATGTTTCACCTGGAGGATCGTCAGGGGCGTGAGTTGGGGCTGGGGCCTACCCATGAGGAAGTGATCACATATCTGGCCGCCGATCTGTTGCGTTCTTACAGGCAGTTGCCCGTCAATTTGTATCAGATACAGAGCAAATTCCGCGATGAGATTCGTCCCCGCTTCGGCTTGATGCGTGGTCGCGAATTCATTATGAAAGATGCCTACTCCTTCCATGCCAATGAGGAGTCCTTGCGGCAAACCTACGCCGCTATGGATGGTGCCTACAGACGAATCTTTGCCCGTTGTGGTTTGCGAGCCGTCGCGGTGGAAGCCGACAGCGGTGCGATTGGTGGATCGGCAAGCCAAGAATTCATGGTTACGGCTGAGGCCGGTGAGGATTTGATTCTGGCTAGTTCCGATGGGGCCTACGCCGCCAACCAGGAGCGGGCTGTTTCGTTAGCTGCTGACCCAATTCCCCTACCGGGTGGACCGCGGGCTGGCGGCACGGGTGAACCTTGGGCCACCCCTGGCCAAAGCAGCATTGAAGATCTCTGCGCCGGCCATGGCATTGAGCCCTGTCAAACCGTAAAGGTGTTGATGTTGTTGGCCCGTTTTGAAGATGAAAGCGCCCAGCCCCTGCTGGTGAGCCTGCGGGGCGATCAACAGCTCAACGAAGTCAAGCTGGCCAATGCAGTCACGGCCCGCTGCTCGGCGGAGCACGGGGCGCTATTGGACATTTCCCCAATTACTAAGGAGGCCGCGGCCAGCGAAGGGCTGCTGCCCTTGCCTTTTGGCTTTATGGGTCCCCACCTAGCCGATGGGCTGCTGAGCGATTCCGGTCACTGGAGCAAGCATTTCTTGCGACTAGCTGACAGCACCGCTGCTGAGCTCAGCTCCTTTGTTTGTGGTGCCAACAGCACCGATATCCACCTGTTAGGCGCGGCCTGGGGATCCCTCTGCCCCTGCCCTGAGAGCCTTGATCTGCGGGCCGCCCAACCAGGTGATCGCTGCCAACACGACCCCTCCCAGCAGCTCCAGGCCAGTCGGGGCATCGAGGTGGGACACATCTTTCAGCTGGGCCGCAAATATTCAGAGGCCCTTGAGGCCCGTTTCACCAATGAGGCTGGCTCGGAAGAAGCCCTGTGGATGGGCTGTTACGGCATCGGTGTGTCCCGGTTGGCCCAGGCGGCTGTTGAGCAACATCACGATGGCAATGGCATCTGCTGGCCCGTATCAATTGCGCCCTTCGAAGTGATCGTGGTGGCGGCCAATTGGGCCGAGGCCGAGCAGAGCAGCTTGGCTGAGCAGCTCTATCTGCGTCTCCAGGAAGCAGGTGTAGATGTATTGCTGGATGACCGCAGTGAGCGGGCTGGAGTGAAGTTTAAGGATGCCGATCTGATTGGTATTCCCTGGCGGGTAGTGGTGGGTCGCGGCGCGGCGGATGGTCTGGTGGAGTTGGTGGAGCGCTCCAGCAGCAGTAAGCGCGATCTACCGGCCATTGAGCTGCTTGAGACCCTGCTGCCCAGCTTGGCAAGCCAGCGCATGGGCCTGCCTGGCTGA
- a CDS encoding precorrin-6A/cobalt-precorrin-6A reductase: MHRPEIHQTSPRLWLIGGTGEGPVVAERLLQRGWHLTVSVVGATAALAYRPHPGLTLRVGAIDGEQGVWAELAAAESLGWAYAVVVDASHPFACVVSRQLAAVCKQRRQRLIRLLRPTLPGAATILSSLEDLRSLSLQGHRLLLAIGARQLKTALACSPGAQHFARLLPSPRALQLAMAAGLAADQVACLRPGSQLEVERSLIRRWRITTVLARQSGGVTEQLWQQLCAGTGPQLLLLGRPAEPVGVEALSQKELLGALALPQ, encoded by the coding sequence ATGCACCGACCTGAGATTCACCAGACCTCGCCCCGTCTGTGGCTGATCGGCGGCACCGGCGAAGGCCCCGTAGTGGCGGAGCGGCTGCTGCAGCGCGGCTGGCACCTAACGGTGAGCGTGGTTGGTGCAACAGCGGCCCTGGCCTATCGCCCCCATCCGGGCCTAACCCTGCGCGTTGGCGCCATCGATGGTGAGCAGGGGGTTTGGGCAGAACTGGCGGCCGCCGAATCGCTGGGTTGGGCCTATGCGGTGGTGGTGGATGCCAGCCATCCTTTCGCTTGTGTGGTGAGTCGCCAGCTGGCCGCCGTTTGCAAGCAGCGCCGCCAACGGCTGATACGGCTGCTGCGCCCCACCCTGCCCGGAGCGGCAACGATCCTCTCAAGCTTGGAGGATTTGCGCAGCCTCTCGCTGCAGGGCCACCGCCTCCTGCTGGCAATCGGTGCCCGCCAACTAAAAACGGCGCTGGCCTGCAGCCCCGGCGCCCAGCACTTCGCCCGGCTGCTGCCCAGCCCAAGGGCCCTCCAGCTGGCCATGGCAGCTGGCTTGGCGGCCGATCAGGTCGCCTGCCTCCGCCCAGGCTCGCAGCTGGAGGTGGAGCGGTCCCTGATTCGGCGCTGGCGCATCACCACGGTGTTGGCACGCCAATCGGGCGGTGTTACTGAACAGCTCTGGCAGCAACTCTGTGCCGGCACAGGCCCCCAGCTATTGCTGCTCGGCAGGCCGGCAGAGCCGGTCGGGGTAGAAGCCCTTAGCCAAAAGGAGCTCTTGGGGGCTCTGGCGCTGCCGCAGTGA
- a CDS encoding adenylosuccinate synthase, whose product MSLANVVVIGAQWGDEGKGKITDLLSRSADVVVRYQGGVNAGHTIVVDDKVLKLHLIPSGILYPDTICLIGSGTVVDPKVMLGELDMLATYSIDISGLKLASTAHVTMPYHRLLDQAMEQRRGDRRIGTTGRGIGPTYADKSERNGIRILDILDADRLRDRLAGPLAEKNEILVKLYGLEPLDFETVVAEYVGYGKRLAPHVVDCTRTIHSAARARQNILFEGAQGTLLDLDHGTYPYVTSSNPVSGGACIGAGVGPTLIDRVIGVAKAYTTRVGEGPFPTELQGSLNDHLCDRGGEFGTTTGRRRRCGWFDGVIGRYAVEVNGLDCLAITKLDVLDELDEIQVCVAYELDGERIEYFPSSSEDFARCQPIFETLPGWQTSTADCRSLEELPPTAMSYLRFLADLMEVPIAIVSLGANRDQTIVVEDPIHGPKRALLST is encoded by the coding sequence GTGTCCTTGGCCAACGTTGTCGTCATCGGTGCTCAGTGGGGTGACGAGGGGAAGGGCAAGATCACGGATCTTCTCAGCCGCTCAGCCGACGTTGTGGTGCGGTATCAGGGCGGAGTGAACGCCGGCCACACCATCGTCGTGGACGACAAGGTGCTGAAACTGCACCTGATCCCCTCCGGGATCCTTTACCCGGACACGATTTGCCTGATCGGCTCCGGCACGGTGGTCGATCCCAAGGTGATGCTGGGCGAGCTCGACATGCTCGCCACCTACAGCATCGATATCAGTGGCCTGAAGCTCGCTTCTACGGCCCACGTGACCATGCCCTATCACCGCCTGCTGGATCAGGCGATGGAGCAGCGCCGCGGCGATCGCCGCATCGGCACCACTGGCCGAGGCATCGGTCCCACCTACGCAGATAAATCGGAGCGCAATGGCATCCGCATCCTGGACATTCTGGATGCGGATCGGTTGCGGGACCGCCTTGCCGGCCCCCTTGCCGAAAAGAACGAGATTTTGGTGAAGCTCTACGGCCTTGAGCCGTTGGATTTCGAGACGGTTGTGGCCGAATACGTCGGCTACGGCAAGCGGCTAGCCCCCCATGTGGTCGATTGCACCCGCACCATCCACAGCGCTGCGCGGGCCCGCCAAAACATACTGTTTGAGGGTGCCCAGGGCACCTTGCTGGATCTCGATCACGGCACCTATCCCTATGTGACCTCCTCTAATCCGGTGAGTGGCGGCGCCTGCATCGGAGCTGGGGTGGGACCCACCTTGATCGATCGGGTGATCGGTGTAGCCAAGGCGTACACCACTCGGGTAGGAGAGGGCCCCTTCCCCACCGAGCTCCAGGGCAGCCTCAACGATCACCTCTGTGATCGGGGCGGTGAATTTGGCACCACCACGGGCCGCCGCCGCCGTTGCGGTTGGTTTGACGGGGTGATCGGTCGCTATGCGGTGGAGGTGAACGGCCTCGATTGCCTGGCCATCACCAAGCTCGATGTGCTCGATGAGCTCGACGAGATTCAGGTGTGTGTTGCCTACGAACTCGACGGCGAACGGATCGAATATTTCCCCAGCAGTTCGGAGGATTTCGCCCGCTGCCAGCCGATCTTTGAAACCTTGCCGGGTTGGCAAACCTCTACAGCCGATTGCCGCAGCCTCGAGGAGTTACCTCCAACGGCGATGAGCTATCTGCGCTTTCTTGCCGATCTGATGGAGGTGCCGATCGCCATCGTTTCCCTTGGCGCTAACCGCGATCAGACGATCGTTGTGGAAGACCCCATTCATGGTCCCAAGCGGGCCCTGCTGAGCACCTGA